The genomic window aagagacttcggacaagaagagatattgggggacataatctgcGAAGGAGGTGATTTCTTGTTGTTTCTCAACAACCTTGAAGAAGGTCTGGAAGGAGAGAAATCAGGTTacggtgatcaaacaatggaggaggaaagtcatgatcatgatggtggctccggcgaccgtgatgacggctccggtgaccgaacggagtcgggaTCTACTGTTTGCAAAGTACGGCGAGGTatagcctgtgctgactagctaattgattcattaattgttttggtatatacatatattaactcttctttcttcttttatagccctccggatcgagcaaaacttcggtaacgagacgaggcccgaagaaaaagttgggcccggatgaaaggttcacgatcacagaaatcgcgcgcgatggccaaccgattaaacccctcgagaccaaggaagcattttctgcttagtgcggggttcttgttagggacatgataccgatcagcatccaccaatggtataagcataagaaggaagaccctcaagtttcttttgtcgaagatagacagaaaaatgatctttggaccgcgctgaaagaaaatttcaccctaccggcagaggaggatccggagaagccagttatagagccattgatcaaggctcatgctctcaacaagatggcagatctattcaggaggtggaagaatgatttGAAATCAATGTATGTCGACAAAAACAAGAGTCCAGAATTCACCGGTCGATTTGAGAATATAAGAGATCACTGGACAATACTTGTGGCCCACAAtacatcggagaagagtaagaagatgtcagcaattaacaatataaatgctgcaaagaacgaGCATCACCATCtcacagggtcaggtggctacctcaaatcTCGGCTGTTGCGGGACAAGGCTGAGCAGGACCTGATTGCCAAAGGGGTcaaaccagagacattgcactggccagaccgttcaaggacttggttattaggggttgggggaaccttggaccATGAAATAGGGAAGTGTTGTTGGACGGATGAGCAACTTGGAACACCCATCACGAAGCTTCAGAAAGCAATCAAGGAAGTGCGGGAAGGGATGTTCGTTCCCcacagagagaacaacgagctcacaaaggccctctggaatcctgagcaccctggacgaacatgaGGCACGCTAGGCTCagttgcgtggaaggttgggtttcctgaGGCAGGtggttacaaaacccaagagaggaggaggaaagtggagcagagcgaACTGAGCAGCTTCAGGAAAGGGTAAGAAAGCTAGAGGAATGACAAGCTGTTGAGAACCAGCGAGATCCTATCCAAGCTACcctagaagctaccccgccatgTCAGCGGAGAAGCAACGTGACTTCCACAGAGCTCATTCAGCAGCCTGCTTCAcgggtcctagctaccccgtggattttatcacggattcacaccagtgccatcttatgacgcaatggcttcagctcaaagtcaaggcggttgtcggctctgtgttccctccttcacccggagcaacttttcactgtcgtccgattccacaaggctatgttgttgtgacggtggatgaaataacagagggatttgaggatctctagcttgaccaccctacaggtgatggggagactcagctgggtctttCTCTGAAGACTCCGTTCCTATGgtggaaggagcacatcaagcttctgaacttcacGCCTCTAGCGAGTCAGCTGGGCACTCCGCCTCCCCCACCTCCTCCGACGAGTGATCGGGTCACTCCGCCTTCTGCTCCGGTGCGTGAGGGTGGtagtactccgcctccttctccgcctgttccggcTCGTCCAAGCAGCCcacctcctccttcgccgcctcgtAAGCAACGGCGACGGAGGAACACAGGCGCCGCTGCTCGGGCTGCTACGACGTGTCGTGGCAGTCCgcctccttcttctccgcctcgtaagcaacaaaataagacagccgcagccgctccggctgctccggcatctagcagtacagctagaggcgggaggtaatacagatttggtccatcgtctctcaagcctctagagaattaccatacgagaggagcgaggaggaaaaccaTAAGATCTGTGAAGGCCAAATGAGGGACTTCTTTGAATTGGTaaaagctaagaaacatccacctccggaggagaagatagatccggtgaaagtgaagcgcactttggatgcctgGCAGCGACCATCGCCACCTCCGCTGTAATCCAACTATGACCGTGttattgaaaggacatataaggaagcaaagcggtcgggaagtacttgcactAATCAAAGGTTAGCAAaacaaagaagtgggaaaaaattccccagctcggcgaacaagcgaagcaatcgtgccccccgctcaatgtgtctagcgatatcgttgcTAATCTTTTGGGGatgctgcccggtaccaatcctggagattacatgcccgacgatgcactttttgatacaatggaggtcgACACATTAAAATTccggcacgggaagcctctcgtcaaacctggtactcctctaacaacgatgatgtgaagattccatgattggtacatggacatctgcagCAAGTCTGGGacggatactttgacgctgagagttaaagaggagcacgacctcattggaattgatctgttgtctgttctatattaggagttcttccagtttttcaaccaaaaggccctcgataaagcaatcatcacttgctactgtctgtaagtactacttctctgtaattaattaagtctctatatatagctcagctctttcattgcatgtatatataattatcctcactatattatgcagattgaagatcgccgaattgaagaaaagacaaataggtgatattgggttcattaatagaaatctcatggatgaatggaatGTTACACATGATGCCAAActaaccgaggccaacttgctcgcATCGTTACTttgaaatcaaaacaaagatacaatactctaTCCTTACGAATACAggtgagtgttattgtcttgtgcatattcggtttcccttattactcgaggttatagtaatgtaattgatgagttatgggtgcgtgcgcagcttccactttattctgctagagattaagcttgaggagGGACTAGTAAACGTCATAGACTCGAAACGATAAAATCCCGAGGAGTATGCGACCacgactaaaatgctcgagaagtaagtccaatagatcattatcgcaccatatcagcaactttgttcatttcctgatatcaagtaattgttttctttgtctggcagggtttggaaaaaattcactgcacacaagctccgggactgccggcggAGCTGCGTTTTaaccacccgaaagtaagtactactagctagttccgcgcatctcccattgattctagctagtttcgtcaacaccatttagcatgcttgcttatcagtttgattcacctctatttcttgtaaagtggttgtggcaggaacccgggaatgatttttgtggatactacatttgcgagttcatccgccacacgacctgaggggggctactctaaaaaacaatacGAAGTCCGTAAGccataatattcacaattttattttgttaccatcatttgtgttgagtttcattcatatatatgtattgacccccttcttcaaattagatgttttagATGCGGGATGAACTCATACCACAAGATCACatatgagcaattcaagaggaattggcgggattcgtTCTTGACCACGTCTATCAacaaagacggagaataccatgtgaaaGTTGAGttcagatgtaggggattgtaagagatcttatattgtatatatgtagccagtagcgtcggatagatatacgaaaacttatggttcgaccaatctctcagagaaggagaggtcgatcacttctctttgtatatgttcaCGACGATCTTCTATACTTagtggtttccttcatttgcttactagctagctagcgtgttgaGACCTCTCTATAcgtctatacgtatagtacgtagcgtcaaccaagcacggagataaaagAGGACACTTCTCAATATATGAAACCCCNNNNNNNNNNNNNNNNNNNNNNNNNNNNNNNNNNNNNNNNNNNNNNNNNNNNNNNNNNNNNNNNNNNNNNNNNNNNNNNNNNNNNNNNNNNNNNNNNNNNNNNNNNNNNNNNNNNNNNNNNNNNNNNNNNNNNNNNNNNNNNNNNNNNNNNNNNNNNNNNNNNNNNNNNNNNNNNNNNNNNNNNNNNNNNNNNNNNNNNNNNNNNNNNNNNNNNNNNNNNNNNNNNNNNNNNNNNNNNNNNNNNNNNNNNNNNNNNNNNNNNNNNNNNNNNAAAACCGCAGCCCATGAACTGCTGatgcgtggaagccttttggtcccggttggtggcaccaactgggacaaaaggccctccttcCTGGGCAAGCCGCAGTGGCCatgtggagccccatctgtcccggttcgtggacgaaccgggactaaaggtgttgggctttagtaccgacactttagtctcGGCTcagaaaccgggacaaatgggccttatgaaccgggaaaAATGgagctttttctactagtgacacttTCCAACTTGTAAGCTACAAGAAATCCGCATAGCCTACATCAACGTTGTATTGTTGAATACACTAGTACGAGATGTTGAAATCTCATAGGAGTGCGAAGATGCATCTTTCTATAGTGTCGATGCATAAGGGTAGGAGACATGGGAAACATAGCAATATTAAGGGCACTGCAAATTTGTGAAAGTTAGTCTCACGACGCTGTTTCTTAGAGCTATGTCCCTAACATTGTACTCCCTCAAATCCTAACTAGTGtctattttttttccattttcccatcAATACTCTGCGTGGTCCAGAGATTCGGCGATAGTTTCCTATCATGCCCCTGTTTTAGGTTCGAATGCAATGTCTCATAATTATCGCACGCAGAGAGATAGGTTTATTCAGGCATGCAGGAAATAAAATCTGCAGGCGCATGGAAAAATAGTCAAGATAATATCTTGTTGGCACTAAGGCGGACGAAATGATAAAGAACTAGATGATGCCCCACGTGTTGCTGCTGGAACCCTTAGTCCTACGCATATATGATAATACATAAATTGGATTCCTATGTTTGCATAGTAGATATATGATCTCAAGATAGTGAAATGTGCATTATGTGATATTTTTATTAAATATAGTGGTACGGCATAATTAATCTCATATAATTTACATACATACCAATGTATATATACACATTAAGTACAGAGATTATAAATTGGAGATGACATAAAACATTATGTACAAATTGTCATTTTGAGATACTTACTATGTATTATCTGGTTACTCCTGTTGTAAATCAATCTTCTGCATTTTACTACGTAAGTTGTACGTAGTATAGCCAAGTAGGTATTACAGAAGTTTATAGCAGGAAGCATTAAGACAATCTGCCAGAGCACAATCAACCAAATTTTAAAAAGTTGAGTGGAAATAACACTACCTGAGAAATCAAATGCATAATAGAGGAAAACACATTTTTTTACGGAGTAGAGGAAACTAATTACGCATTTACGCTCCTGGTTTCAATCCAGGACTTCAAAGCTTGTGTGGAGTCATCTAGTAAGCACCTCCCTACAAAGAAGCATCAGTATTAAATTTGATAAGACAATTTGATAACAATACAGAAGAAAAACGAGTGACCATGCATCGTTGGGATAGCAAATAATTAGGTATTAAGGTAAGGGATTATACTACGGGCTCATGGGCGTCGTCAGCACCATCGAAGGGAAGGTGCTCCCGAACGACACCAAGATGCGTGTCGGCGCATGGTAAAGTACGTGCCCTTCTCCATGGGGGCGGATCGAGAACAATTGGGGGCCCGACACCGCTAGCTTCGTGCAAGCGGTGGATCGGCGACAACGGGACGTTCTGCAACGCGTTGCCGTTCAAGTTCATGGCGTCCCGGCTCTGACTATGCAAGGACTCGGTGTACCTGTAGATGAAGATGGCGTTGGCCATTCTGTGCAGGTTCTTTAGGTTAGTTGATGACCACCTTCTCCATGGCACACGACCTGAAGTTTCACATCTCCAGGTTGCATTTGTTTGGTGTACAAGATGGCGATAATCTGTTGTAGAAGATAAACAAAGCCATGGAAAATCAGTTGGTAGGGGAATAAGCAAAGCCATGGAAAATCAGTTGGTAGGGGAATTAATTGGGGTGATGAAGGAGATTTTCTACCATATACTGCTAGAAGATAAAGAGAGCCATGGGAACTCAATCAGCGGGGGAGTTAATTGGGGAGAGATAGGGAAACGTTGGGGCTAACTGCGAATAGGCCTTGTGGAGCATGGAGTAATTAGTGTGCGATTACCACAAAAGAAAAATTGGTTGGTAATATATAGGTAGTTTGTAAGATTAACTGAAACCACAAAAATAAGTAATAACATAGATGGAACATATATATACAATGCCATATATACCTTTTTAAATTTTTCAGTAAAAATGACATGAAATAAAAAAATTGTGTAACTGATAGTAGTACTATAGGCGGTGAATAAACCTCTCAAGTACGACATGAAATAACTTGTTCCTACCCACACGTTGTATTTTCTTATTTATACATCATATCACATGCTTTCTTTACAAAGTTATCCCGTGGATCGAACAACTCAAAAACACACATGTTCATCTATAATTTCCAGGCGTTCTGTATACGAACCTCTTGAAACAGGGCTTAATGCTATCGATTCGAAGATCCCTATAGGGTGCGGTTAGCGAGAGTTCATTACTGGGGACAGACATACTGGCAAAACAACAGTAGCCACAGATACAATTctcaagaaaaaaaggaaaggatgTAAGAAAAACTAGAGCGAGCCTTCACGAAAGAAAATGCAAGTGAAAGAGAATTGTAAAAATGTCCTAAAAGTGGTGGTTCTTTTCTTTATGGATCGGGTAGATCCATATTTTCTGAGGGGGAGACGCTACCACTACTACACCCACTATCACTATCACTACCACTACCATCACCaccactactactcctactactatcAATGGCACGCTTTGGGGTTGGTAAGAATATGGTCATTATTGTAGTTTGTCGATAGTGGACTTGAATGCTTTGCACTTTCATTTTTTGCTCGCTTCAGCATAACTTGGGTCTTTTATGACTTCTTTATTGGCCGGCaaatttgtttgtgtgtgtgtgtgtgtgcgcgcgcgccttCATCTTGGCTGTGTTCATTCTATCTGTGgagctcattgtgtttgtattatcttgatgcttcattttgagtcattAAATTCAGTCTTCGTTGGAGAAAAACCAAGGTGAGGGACATGATCGACATAAATTACTTGTCTATCATATATTACTTCTACAATTTTTCCAGTTGCAATGCCCAGTTACCTTACCAGTGTCTGCTGACAAATGGCTAAAAATAGCAGTTTTACTACCAGCATGACTCAAATATAATGCTCATCATCTCTTATAATTTAAACCCGTAAGAGATCCTCTGCATTCACTTTATTTCCATCGTATCTCACGGTAGTTATGTGGAATAAAATATCAGGAGAAATGATTATAAGTATAAACCATATACTGGAAATGTACATGGTAAAACATACAATAAAATCTCGGTTCTACACAAATGGCTAAAAATAGCAGTTTTACTACACAAATTAAACTTCTCCGCTCTCTCATTTCACACACACCTCCTACCTTGTACTGCTACAAGGAATTAAAACCCAACTTCTTTGGGCAAAGTTAAAAAAACCAACTTACATCGACTTTCTAGTCTTCAACATACCTGCACGGGATTTTGAAATGAGATAGGAGTACCTGGATGCATCTTCCTATAGATTCAAAGCGTAAGAGTAGGAGCCATGGGGAACTTAGCAATATCTACGACACCCCAAATTTGTGCAACGGAGACTCGCGAAACAGTTTTTGACAGCTACGCCCTTATACTATAAAGCTCACCTTTTTCCTTGGCCTGAGAACCACATATGTGATGGAAATGCGATGGTAATAAGGCGGACCAAATGATAAATCAAACATTTTGCAAGACAATGGCGCGTGCCTATGAAGAGAATAGAAACCCAACATCTTGTCGTGCCCCGCCGTAAGTTTTCGCACCAAGGCCTTCTCTGAGAAAATATGTTAGACCAGTTTTTTTAGTAAATTTACATATTTCTATTTGTACTTCAATCGAAATATATGTTCATATTTTCTGCCAAAACTAAAATTATATCAAAACTTACATACCGATCTGTATTCGGAAAATTCTAAAATTTTAGAACTTTTAGCACTAAGATAATTTCTGAGATACACATTTTCGGCCACATTTTTACTAAAATCACTTGAATAAAATTAGATATATCTATTTGAACTTCAATAAACATATGGAGTTCATATTTGCTACCGAAGTTGGATAGTTATCTAAATTCGGATACCAAACTGTATTTGTAAAATTCTACTGCCTCTGATCCAAAACAAGTGTCGCAGCTTTAAATTAAGGTTAGTTAAACCTTAGCTCAAAGATGCGACACTTATTATGGGTCGGAGGGAGTACAGTTTTTGATGGAAAAAGACTGAAATTATGTGGTTGTGTGATATTGGTAAGCAGCTGACGATCAACTATCCACTTTCAATGTGACACAACATAACTTTCTTGTTATTTTTTATACCATAAGCATTTAGTCCACGTACTCCAAGCTGAAGGCTATCACTAAAATTTACTAAAACTGCACAAGTAATTGATAACATAGACTTACAATGACATCAATTTTGTAATATTCTAACAGTGTCTGATTAAAGTTTTTAATATTCAATCTAAAATGCCTGAAACAATAAGAAAAATCTGTGCAATTTATAGTTGCAATGCAGGCAGTGAACAAATCTCTCAATCAGGAAATGAAAATAAATTGTTTATTGCCGCAAgttatgtttgcttattttggtcaCATTACATTATTTCTTTCCTGAACTGATCTTGCGATTCTGTCTAGTCAAAAACACAAAAACAACATATTGTAGTTAAAGGCTTTACCAACCATCATCGTGGGGAAAGTCATCGTCAAAACTGTTTTTCATAAACTAAATAAGCATCATCTTTTTTTCCCTGAAAAGTTACCCATGATTGTCTTTTTTTTCATGTGGATGAGGATACAACATAGAAAAAGAAAATTGATCATCCCACGGTTACTTAAGCCATTCCGGATCGAGCTATGTTGAGATGAAAAAGGTCGAACTTCAGTATAAATGCTTACATGTAAATATATTTCAGGTATAGTATATTTTTGGAAAAATTCAAACACCTGACTCAAATTAGCATGGAGAGAATATGTCCATCCGTGCGCCTCCTGTAAATAAGGAGAAAATTCTATTATTCCCATGGTCCACCTATAGCGAAAAGTAGATATTAACTTTCTATTTGTGCAAGTATTTAGTGCCGCAGTCCACTCAGCTTTCTTATGTCGTACCCTGTCAGAACGCCGGTTTATTACTGTGATTGGATCCATAATTACAAGTTCATACTCTCCGATCAATTTATAACAAACATGAAGTATATTGTACGTACTATCACAACCAAGAGTATTCCAATTTTTTGCCCTACAAGCTAACAACCAGTGTCTAATTAATTGACATCTCGCTGGATGATCTTTCATGTACACTGTTTGAAATTTACCTTAATCTGTCTAGAAGTATATTGCAGTGTATTGGATGATGGTGATTTAAGCAGTTCTAAGTATATTCTGATTTCTTATAATTAAGCCAGTAGGAGTTTTTGTTGGTGGTTGCATTCACTAGAATTCTGTGTGTTTTGTTGAGGAACCAAAGTGAGTGAAATGCCATAGTTCCATTCCTAGTAAATTGTTGGGTTCATTCCTACGTCTTGCTTGGAGCAACAAACTGGAATGGAATGCTTTCCCAGTCTTGCATATATCAAAAGTGCTGAATAACATGCGCACGCAAGTAGAGCTGATCAGCTGAGTATACAATCCATATATCAAAAGTACACATGGTACAAAGTACAGCAAACTCGGGGAGTGGAAGAACAACCAAACATCGATACAACAGTGTGGCCGGCCATGCAGAGCTACTTGGACGTACGtactcctctctctctcacgcagTGAGATAATATGAGagcatttattcatatatatatgtgggtgtgcgtgtgtgtgaccTCAACGTACTAAGCGTAGATCCAGCAACGATGGCGTAGGGGACGATGGCAACAGCGATGGCAGCAAGTGCTCGATCAGCGAATCTTAGAGCAGTCGACCGAAGAGCTGATGGCGTAAGGGACGCTAACGCCGCACTTTGTGGGGATGCCGGCGGCCTTGCCAGCGTTGAGCCCAGCAGCAGCGCTCTTGATGCACTTGCACGCCGCTTGCTTGTCAGCGGTGCTCCGGGCTGAGCTGGCTAGACTCCTAACGCCGCTGCAGCAGGCCGCAGATGGGCTGGCGCCGTTGCCGCGTGCATAGGAGATGCAGGGGCTCAAGGCAGAGCTCACCTGACCGCACGATACAGCCGCCTCCGTGACTGCGAGGAGCATAGCAGCCACCACGGCGACGAGCACGACCTGAGCAATAGTAGTGGTAGTGAGCTCAGGCAGAGATGATGAGATAGCTAGATTTGCTAAGTGATTGTAATGGTGAGGAGTTTCGTGGGGATGCATGGGCTTAAATAGGGCTTCTTACCATCACGGGATTCCATTCGGAATAAACAGTGTAGTTTCTTGGTGTCAAGTATTGTGTCTACGTGTGCCAATTCAATTGATGCGAGCAAATGCATGAATTTAGGTTGTTGGATGTTGGAATTGATTTATGGGTGTTAATGCATTTAGGAGATAGTTGGTTGTTACCGTTTGGTTGGGCCGATGGATGGACCAAGCACTACATCCAGGCGTTCTAGCGGTGGAATGTGGTTGATTAGCGTGTACACAGCAGATTAATTATGAGACTAAGACATGTACGCAGTCATATAGTGGCCGACCATGGAGTAGTTGAGTGCATCTATGATGGTGAGCACGACCATTGAACTGTGCATATACGTACATCATCATTTTTACCCAAAATACGCTCTGGCCTACCGAATCCAATAGCTCAGCTTCAAAGCGGAAACCGGATTTGCTTCCAATAGAAGCACAGCCGTGCATCTCGGAAAAgggaaaaaaaatgttttttccaTCCACAAGAGGTActgatttacttctcgtggagtcAAGAATTTGCTTATGCGAGAGGGAAAAATCTTGGATTTTTTCGACCATGAGAGGCActaatttacttctcgtggaggcacggatttgcttccacgacaagcacggccgtgcctctcagaaaaagACAAAATATGttcttttccttccacgagaggcactAATTTAGTTCTCGTGGAGGtgcggatttgcttccgcgagaagcttGGTCATGCTCTTGGAAAGGGAAAACCGTGCTCTCGGTTCGAGTTTTTTTCGTCCGATTTTTTCGTGGAAAAAAGTTCGTCGAAACCTATCAACATACGATCTAGTTTTatagatctcgacgcgaggaatccaacggtgaaatgGTTTAGGATTTGGACACATGgttgagagataaaacattttgaataaaaaaTCTACGAAAAAGGAAAAattc from Triticum aestivum cultivar Chinese Spring chromosome 3B, IWGSC CS RefSeq v2.1, whole genome shotgun sequence includes these protein-coding regions:
- the LOC123068466 gene encoding non-specific lipid-transfer protein 4.3-like encodes the protein MLLAVTEAAVSCGQVSSALSPCISYARGNGASPSAACCSGVRSLASSARSTADKQAACKCIKSAAAGLNAGKAAGIPTKCGVSVPYAISSSVDCSKIR